In Azospirillum ramasamyi, one DNA window encodes the following:
- a CDS encoding Lrp/AsnC family transcriptional regulator, translating into MDDLDRRLIDLLTVNARTSTAALGRALGVSRSTVQDRIARLERQGVIAGYTVKLGEPAPRRGVSALVMISVNAKLADRAVHALRKMPEVIRLHSISGQYDLCATVGTETHDAMDAALDAIGRLPGVERTMSSIVLSTKMER; encoded by the coding sequence ATGGACGACCTCGACCGCCGGCTGATCGACCTGTTGACGGTGAACGCGCGCACCAGCACGGCGGCGCTGGGCCGGGCGCTGGGGGTGTCGCGCTCCACCGTGCAGGACCGCATCGCCCGGCTGGAGCGGCAGGGGGTGATCGCCGGCTACACGGTGAAGCTGGGCGAGCCGGCGCCGCGCCGCGGCGTGTCGGCCCTGGTGATGATCAGCGTGAACGCCAAGCTGGCCGACCGCGCCGTCCACGCCCTGCGCAAGATGCCGGAGGTGATCCGGCTGCACAGCATCAGCGGCCAGTACGACCTGTGCGCCACCGTCGGCACCGAAACCCATGACGCGATGGACGCGGCGCTCGACGCCATCGGCCGCCTGCCGGGGGTGGAGCGGACGATGTCGTCGATCGTGCTGTCGACGAAGATGGAGCGGTAG
- the pyk gene encoding pyruvate kinase, whose protein sequence is MRRHRRAKIVATVGPASNSPEMLKTLFLAGVDTFRLNFSHGTHDDHAKVHRAIRELEAEVGRPIGILQDLQGPKIRVGTIRDGKIDVATGESIRFVLQGSDGDKRSIPLPHPEIFAAIMPGHHLLIDDGRVRVEVTELGDDWIEARVIVGGTISNRKGVNLPGTILDLSPLTSKDRADLAFGLELGVDWVAMSFVQKPGDIMEGRSLIGDRAGIMAKIEKPQALERIDDIIRLSDAVMVARGDLGVEIPHEDVPGRQKELVRACRLAVKPVIVATQMLDSMVSAPTPTRAEASDVATAIYDGADAVMLSAESASGKYPVEAVTMMDRIIRSTEQHKLYHSLIQATHPGEEHSPPHAVAAAAADLAETLHSSAIVAFTSSGTTAARIARKRPEVPILAITPDKAVSRRLCLLWGAHSVLSDDIRTYEEMVDRAIATARAEEFAGRTGTMVVVAGIPFAQAGTTNNLRVIQMEATA, encoded by the coding sequence ATGCGCCGTCATCGCCGCGCCAAGATCGTCGCCACCGTCGGACCGGCCAGCAACTCGCCCGAGATGCTGAAGACCCTGTTCCTGGCCGGCGTCGACACTTTCCGGCTGAATTTCAGCCATGGCACCCACGACGACCACGCCAAGGTCCACCGCGCCATCCGCGAGCTGGAGGCCGAGGTCGGCCGCCCCATCGGCATCCTGCAGGATCTTCAGGGGCCGAAGATCCGCGTCGGCACCATCCGCGACGGCAAGATCGACGTCGCCACCGGCGAATCGATCCGCTTCGTGCTTCAGGGCAGCGACGGCGACAAGAGGTCCATTCCGCTGCCGCACCCGGAGATCTTCGCCGCCATCATGCCCGGCCACCATCTGCTGATCGACGACGGCCGGGTCCGCGTCGAGGTGACCGAGCTGGGCGACGACTGGATCGAGGCCCGCGTGATCGTCGGCGGCACCATCTCCAACCGCAAGGGCGTCAACCTGCCGGGCACCATCCTGGATTTGTCGCCGCTCACTTCCAAGGACCGCGCCGACCTCGCCTTCGGGCTGGAGCTGGGCGTCGATTGGGTCGCCATGTCCTTCGTGCAGAAGCCGGGCGACATCATGGAGGGCCGCAGCCTGATCGGCGACCGCGCCGGCATCATGGCGAAGATCGAGAAGCCGCAGGCGCTGGAGCGGATCGACGACATCATCCGCCTGTCGGACGCGGTGATGGTGGCGCGCGGCGACCTCGGCGTCGAAATCCCGCACGAGGACGTGCCCGGCCGCCAGAAGGAGCTGGTGCGCGCCTGCCGACTGGCGGTGAAGCCGGTGATCGTCGCGACGCAGATGCTCGATTCGATGGTCTCCGCCCCGACCCCGACGCGGGCCGAGGCGTCGGACGTGGCGACCGCCATCTATGACGGCGCCGACGCGGTGATGCTGTCGGCCGAATCGGCGTCGGGCAAGTATCCGGTCGAAGCGGTGACGATGATGGACCGCATCATCCGCTCCACCGAGCAGCACAAGCTCTACCACTCGCTGATCCAGGCGACCCATCCGGGCGAGGAGCACAGCCCGCCCCATGCGGTGGCCGCCGCCGCCGCCGATCTGGCCGAAACCCTCCACTCCTCGGCCATCGTCGCCTTCACCTCCAGCGGCACCACCGCGGCGCGCATCGCCCGCAAGCGGCCGGAGGTGCCGATCCTGGCGATCACCCCGGACAAGGCGGTGTCGCGCCGGCTCTGCCTGCTGTGGGGCGCCCACAGCGTGCTGTCCGACGACATCCGCACCTATGAGGAGATGGTCGACCGCGCCATCGCCACCGCGCGGGCGGAGGAGTTCGCCGGCAGGACGGGCACCATGGTGGTCGTCGCCGGCATCCCCTTCGCCCAGGCCGGCACCACCAACAACCTGCGCGTCATCCAGATGGAAGCGACGGCCTGA
- a CDS encoding aldo/keto reductase: MDRRPPDRRSLGRSGLTVSPLCFGGNVFGWTADEATSFRLLDAFVDAGFNFVDTADVYSAWAPGNRGGKSETIIGKWMRSRGNRDRIVLATKVGSEMGPGKKGLSPAWIRSAVEESLRRLQTDRIDLYQSHWDDPSTPLEDTLGAYKDLIDQGKVRAIGASNLTAARLREALEVSARTGLPRYETLQPEYNLYSREGYEAELEGICRENGLGVISYYSLAGGFLTGKYRSAGDAGKSARGSGAVSKYLNDRGRAILAALDEVAGRHGATPAQVALAWLIARPGLTAPIVSASKPEQIGDLIAAAELRLDAEDIGRLDRASAW, from the coding sequence ATGGATCGACGCCCGCCCGATCGACGCTCTTTGGGCCGCAGCGGCCTGACGGTGTCCCCGCTCTGTTTCGGCGGCAACGTGTTCGGCTGGACCGCCGACGAGGCGACCTCCTTCCGGCTGCTCGACGCCTTCGTCGATGCCGGCTTCAACTTCGTCGACACCGCCGACGTCTATTCGGCCTGGGCGCCCGGCAACAGGGGCGGCAAGTCCGAGACCATCATCGGCAAGTGGATGAGGAGCCGCGGCAACCGCGACCGCATCGTGCTGGCGACCAAGGTCGGGTCGGAGATGGGGCCGGGGAAGAAGGGCCTGTCCCCGGCCTGGATCCGCAGCGCGGTGGAGGAGTCGCTGCGCCGTCTCCAGACCGACCGCATCGACCTCTACCAGTCCCATTGGGACGACCCGTCGACGCCCCTGGAGGACACGCTGGGCGCCTACAAGGACCTGATCGACCAGGGCAAGGTCCGCGCCATCGGCGCCTCCAACCTGACCGCCGCCCGCCTGCGCGAGGCGCTGGAGGTCAGCGCCCGCACCGGCCTGCCCCGCTACGAGACCCTGCAGCCGGAATACAACCTCTACAGCCGCGAGGGCTACGAGGCGGAGCTGGAGGGGATTTGCCGGGAGAACGGGCTGGGCGTCATCAGCTATTACTCTCTGGCCGGAGGATTCCTGACCGGCAAGTACCGCTCGGCCGGGGATGCCGGCAAGAGCGCGCGCGGCAGCGGCGCGGTGTCGAAATATCTCAATGACCGCGGCCGGGCGATCCTGGCGGCGCTGGACGAGGTGGCCGGCCGGCATGGGGCGACCCCGGCACAGGTGGCGCTCGCCTGGCTGATCGCGCGTCCCGGCCTGACGGCGCCCATCGTGAGCGCGTCGAAACCCGAACAGATTGGCGACCTGATCGCCGCGGCGGAGCTGCGCCTGGATGCCGAGGACATCGGACGGCTCGACCGCGCAAGCGCCTGGTAG
- a CDS encoding carbohydrate-binding domain-containing protein: MATTTSKIVVNAHGIAAAGVNAHFTLLVDGRKVGEGTVGTTAKDFVFTPVLTADAAHKVQIQYDNDAVINGQDRSLIVNSISIGGKTISPTAGIVSYDKGALDGRDVVKGQSGMWWNGTLVVDADKSFFPAAPISTPAPAPTPTPPPAPEAGIGAKDTIVVNASGIPAAGVNAHFKVLVDGKVIGEATAGTAARDFTFTTDVADRVAHKVQIQYDNDAVINGQDRSLIVNSITINGNSYAPTSSAVTYDKGALDGKDVIAGQKGMWWNGTLVVDAPASDFPGAAPTPTPTPTPTPTPTPTPTPTPTPTPTPTPTPTEPGFFVARNGNDSWSGKLAAPNAAGTDGPFASLAKAQAAMRADATIDTTYVRGGDYYLQNVVWLNGQDSGVTFTGYGNEKAVIHGSAQASVSFGLGGARDVTIEGLTFTGGVANGHYVYADNAAGLTFANNTLVGGGYGITVQNSANSKVIGNQFDRTGAEAIFVKAGSNATLVSDNLIRNPNAADRGDAGIWVNGSSDVKITHNQIENSPEKAIAVGSVQTDGSDATYRATIAFNKVINANLESNDGGGIYLINRQQDLTGHTIVNNDVSGTTATNPTGQVASWGIYLDDWTSGATVKGNVVHDNIGGVFLHGGWNNTVTENVIAGNSGAQIGLQQDVAWSGWKGKVMSGNEIFGNVIDVREGMAVHIYGPAGVGNIHNNFYSSLDPSKDLFDVWPQVLAGGGKGHLAEWHAAGYDKGSVTLNPGFVNPGAGDFTLSANSPVYGMGFDHIPYDDIGLLG, translated from the coding sequence ATGGCCACCACCACTTCCAAGATCGTCGTGAATGCCCATGGCATCGCCGCCGCCGGCGTGAACGCCCATTTCACCCTGCTGGTCGATGGCCGGAAGGTGGGTGAGGGCACCGTGGGCACGACGGCGAAGGATTTCGTCTTCACCCCCGTACTGACCGCCGACGCCGCCCACAAGGTGCAGATCCAGTACGACAACGATGCGGTGATCAACGGCCAGGACCGCAGCCTGATCGTCAACAGCATCAGCATCGGCGGCAAGACGATCTCCCCGACCGCCGGCATCGTCAGCTATGACAAGGGCGCGCTCGACGGGCGCGACGTGGTCAAGGGCCAGAGCGGGATGTGGTGGAACGGCACGCTGGTGGTCGACGCCGACAAGAGCTTTTTCCCCGCCGCCCCGATCTCCACCCCCGCCCCGGCTCCCACCCCCACTCCCCCTCCGGCCCCCGAGGCGGGAATCGGGGCCAAGGACACCATCGTGGTGAACGCGTCCGGCATCCCGGCCGCCGGCGTGAACGCCCATTTCAAGGTGCTGGTCGACGGCAAGGTGATCGGTGAAGCCACCGCCGGCACCGCCGCGCGGGATTTCACCTTCACCACCGACGTCGCCGACCGCGTGGCCCACAAGGTGCAGATCCAGTACGACAACGATGCCGTGATCAACGGCCAGGACCGCAGCCTGATCGTCAACAGCATCACCATCAACGGCAACAGCTATGCCCCGACCAGCAGCGCCGTCACCTATGACAAGGGCGCGCTGGACGGCAAGGACGTGATCGCCGGCCAGAAGGGGATGTGGTGGAACGGCACGCTGGTGGTGGACGCCCCGGCCTCCGATTTCCCGGGCGCCGCCCCCACGCCGACTCCCACGCCCACGCCTACCCCGACTCCCACGCCGACTCCCACACCGACGCCCACCCCCACGCCGACGCCGACGCCGACGCCGACGGAACCCGGTTTCTTCGTCGCCAGGAACGGCAACGACAGCTGGTCGGGCAAGCTGGCCGCGCCCAACGCCGCCGGCACCGACGGTCCCTTCGCCAGTCTGGCGAAGGCGCAGGCCGCCATGCGGGCCGATGCCACCATCGACACCACCTATGTGCGCGGCGGCGACTATTACCTGCAGAACGTCGTCTGGCTGAACGGCCAGGATTCGGGCGTCACCTTCACCGGCTACGGCAACGAGAAGGCGGTGATCCACGGCAGCGCGCAGGCGTCGGTGTCCTTCGGCCTGGGCGGCGCCAGGGACGTGACCATCGAGGGGCTGACCTTCACCGGCGGCGTCGCCAACGGCCACTATGTCTACGCCGACAACGCCGCCGGCCTGACCTTCGCCAACAATACCCTGGTGGGCGGCGGCTACGGCATCACGGTGCAGAACAGCGCCAACAGCAAGGTGATCGGCAACCAGTTCGACCGCACCGGCGCCGAAGCGATCTTCGTCAAGGCCGGTTCCAACGCCACGCTGGTGTCCGACAACCTGATCAGGAATCCCAACGCCGCCGACCGCGGCGACGCCGGCATCTGGGTCAACGGCAGCTCCGACGTCAAGATCACCCATAACCAGATCGAGAACTCGCCGGAGAAGGCCATCGCCGTCGGCTCGGTCCAGACGGACGGCAGCGACGCGACCTACCGCGCGACCATCGCCTTCAACAAGGTGATCAACGCCAACCTTGAATCGAACGACGGCGGCGGCATCTACCTGATCAACCGCCAGCAGGATCTGACCGGCCACACCATCGTCAACAACGACGTGAGCGGCACCACCGCGACCAACCCCACGGGCCAGGTGGCGAGCTGGGGCATCTATCTCGACGACTGGACCAGCGGCGCCACGGTGAAGGGCAACGTCGTCCACGACAACATCGGCGGCGTGTTCCTGCATGGCGGCTGGAACAACACCGTCACCGAGAACGTGATCGCCGGCAACAGCGGCGCCCAGATCGGCCTGCAGCAGGACGTGGCCTGGAGCGGCTGGAAGGGCAAGGTGATGAGCGGCAACGAAATCTTCGGCAACGTCATCGACGTCCGGGAGGGCATGGCCGTCCATATCTACGGCCCGGCCGGCGTCGGCAACATCCACAACAACTTCTACAGCAGCCTGGATCCGTCCAAGGATCTGTTCGACGTCTGGCCGCAGGTGCTGGCCGGCGGCGGCAAGGGCCATCTGGCGGAGTGGCACGCCGCGGGCTACGACAAGGGCTCGGTCACGCTGAATCCGGGCTTCGTCAATCCGGGCGCGGGCGACTTCACCCTGTCGGCGAACTCGCCGGTCTATGGGATGGGTTTCGACCACATCCCCTATGACGACATCGGTCTGCTGGGCTGA
- a CDS encoding cellulase family glycosylhydrolase: protein MSTTTSPSKIVVNAYGQSADGVAPNFKLLVDGQEVGTASAATTSSKAYSFTADLAANTAHSIQVVYDNDTATAASRDLYVQSIEVNGHTLKPTDAVYERHDDAAPVPTQAGQEAMWWDGALTFSTPASYYAAAPAAAPAAGTAQNTIVVNASGSTAGGEGARFTVLVDGKEIGKAIADSTDPKEFKFTADLAQGAAHSVQVKYENDTVIDGADRNLYVHSISVDGKTVAATDDAVSVQREADGADLGATSNLYWNATLTAKLDAGNFDGSTGDAGGDTGGTDGGNSGGGNSGGGSSGGTTGGSTGGSTGNGSTLSVKVSDVTVADPGMVESQSSGTINGFLSTKGNQIVDESGNNVRLTGVNWFGGEGYNYVPAGLWADSYQGHIDSMKGLGFNVIRLTWADDMFESEAVTNGIDYSKNPDLVGLTRLQVYDKVIDYAGKVGMKVILDHHRNDGGAGTNEHGLWYTDKNPESKVIENWQMLAKHYAGNDTVIGADLHNEPSVSATWGGDPATDWASAAERIGNAIQSVNKDWLMIVEGTEWSSTLAGVKDRPIEFDVPNKLVYSPHAYGQSVFNFSWLQDANFPNNLPAQYDGMWGYIYKNNIAPVLIGEFGGHLTSSAEQTWANAFVDYLNGDWDLDGKSDLPAGQQGMSWTYWAWTPESHDVGGLLKDDYKTIDMNKINIIKSGLASGTGTGSSGTVAGTDEAVFTVQLANAVTTATTIDYATEDGTAKAGSDYAATSGSLTFQPGETTKTVTVQIHGDNAGNEGTENFLLNLTHGDTSIGSAMGYITDLAA, encoded by the coding sequence ATGAGCACGACCACCTCGCCGAGCAAGATCGTCGTAAACGCCTACGGCCAGTCCGCGGACGGCGTCGCGCCGAATTTCAAGCTTCTGGTGGATGGTCAGGAGGTCGGGACGGCCAGTGCGGCGACCACCTCGTCGAAGGCCTACAGCTTCACCGCCGACCTCGCGGCCAACACGGCGCACAGCATCCAGGTCGTTTACGACAACGACACCGCGACCGCCGCCAGCCGCGACCTCTACGTCCAGTCGATCGAGGTGAACGGCCACACGCTGAAGCCGACCGACGCCGTCTACGAACGCCATGACGATGCCGCCCCGGTGCCTACCCAGGCCGGCCAGGAAGCCATGTGGTGGGACGGCGCGCTGACCTTCAGCACCCCCGCCAGCTACTACGCCGCGGCCCCGGCCGCCGCCCCGGCCGCCGGCACCGCGCAGAACACCATCGTCGTGAATGCCTCGGGCAGCACGGCCGGCGGCGAAGGCGCCCGCTTCACCGTTCTGGTGGACGGCAAGGAGATCGGCAAGGCCATCGCCGACAGCACCGATCCCAAGGAATTCAAGTTCACCGCCGATCTGGCCCAGGGCGCGGCCCATTCGGTGCAGGTGAAGTACGAGAACGACACCGTGATCGATGGTGCCGACCGCAACCTGTACGTCCACAGCATCAGCGTCGACGGCAAGACCGTTGCGGCCACCGACGATGCGGTTTCGGTCCAGCGTGAGGCCGACGGTGCCGACCTCGGCGCCACCTCCAACCTCTATTGGAACGCCACGCTGACCGCGAAGCTGGATGCCGGCAACTTCGACGGCTCCACCGGCGACGCCGGCGGCGATACCGGCGGCACCGACGGCGGCAATTCGGGTGGCGGCAATTCGGGCGGCGGCAGCTCGGGCGGCACCACTGGAGGGTCCACGGGCGGCTCCACCGGCAACGGCAGCACGCTGTCGGTCAAGGTGAGCGACGTCACCGTTGCCGATCCCGGCATGGTCGAAAGCCAGAGCAGCGGGACGATCAACGGCTTCCTGAGCACCAAGGGCAACCAGATCGTCGACGAAAGCGGCAACAACGTCCGCCTGACCGGCGTCAACTGGTTCGGCGGCGAGGGCTACAACTATGTGCCCGCCGGCCTGTGGGCCGACAGCTACCAGGGCCATATCGACAGCATGAAGGGCCTGGGCTTCAACGTCATCCGCCTGACCTGGGCGGACGACATGTTCGAGAGCGAGGCCGTCACCAACGGCATCGACTATTCGAAGAACCCGGATCTGGTCGGCCTGACCCGTCTGCAGGTCTATGACAAGGTCATCGACTACGCCGGCAAGGTCGGCATGAAGGTGATCCTCGACCACCACCGCAACGACGGCGGCGCCGGCACCAACGAACACGGGCTGTGGTACACCGACAAGAACCCGGAATCGAAGGTCATCGAGAACTGGCAGATGCTGGCCAAGCACTATGCCGGCAACGACACGGTGATCGGCGCCGACCTGCACAACGAGCCGAGCGTGTCCGCCACCTGGGGCGGCGATCCCGCCACCGACTGGGCCTCGGCCGCCGAGCGCATCGGCAACGCCATCCAGTCCGTGAACAAGGATTGGCTGATGATCGTCGAAGGCACGGAGTGGAGCAGCACGCTGGCCGGCGTGAAGGACCGTCCGATCGAGTTCGACGTGCCGAACAAGCTGGTCTACTCGCCGCACGCCTACGGCCAGAGCGTCTTCAACTTCAGCTGGCTGCAGGACGCCAACTTCCCCAACAACCTGCCGGCGCAGTACGACGGCATGTGGGGCTACATCTACAAGAACAACATCGCGCCCGTGCTGATCGGCGAGTTCGGCGGCCATCTGACCAGCTCGGCCGAGCAGACCTGGGCCAACGCCTTCGTCGATTACCTGAACGGCGACTGGGATCTGGACGGCAAGAGCGACCTGCCGGCCGGCCAGCAGGGCATGAGCTGGACCTACTGGGCCTGGACGCCGGAATCGCATGACGTGGGCGGCCTGCTGAAGGACGACTACAAGACCATCGACATGAACAAGATCAACATCATCAAGTCGGGTCTGGCGTCCGGCACCGGCACGGGCAGCTCCGGCACCGTGGCGGGCACCGACGAGGCGGTCTTCACCGTGCAGCTGGCCAACGCGGTCACCACCGCCACCACCATCGACTATGCGACCGAGGACGGCACGGCCAAGGCCGGGTCGGACTACGCCGCCACCAGCGGCAGCCTGACCTTCCAGCCGGGCGAGACCACCAAGACGGTCACCGTCCAGATCCACGGCGACAACGCCGGCAATGAAGGGACGGAGAACTTCCTGCTGAACCTGACCCACGGCGACACCAGCATCGGCAGCGCCATGGGCTACATCACCGATCTCGCGGCGTAA
- a CDS encoding acyl-CoA thioesterase, giving the protein MHEYSERPRRLEQNPSPRPLPPGCFRMQRLIRFSHCDPAGIVYFPVYFDMFNGTVEDWFTQGLDIDYATMILQRRLGLPIVHAECDFVIPSRMGDTLTLGVLLERLGRSSVKLRINGEHEGQVRLSGSLTLVTTSLDDFAAVPIPADIRAAMERYQAGCEG; this is encoded by the coding sequence ATGCACGAGTACAGCGAGCGGCCGCGCCGCCTTGAACAGAACCCCAGCCCCCGGCCCCTGCCGCCGGGCTGTTTCCGGATGCAGCGGCTCATTCGCTTTTCACACTGCGATCCCGCCGGAATCGTCTATTTTCCGGTTTATTTCGACATGTTCAACGGGACGGTGGAGGACTGGTTCACCCAGGGCCTGGACATCGACTATGCGACGATGATCCTGCAGCGGCGGCTGGGGCTGCCGATCGTGCATGCCGAATGCGATTTCGTGATCCCCAGCCGGATGGGCGACACCCTGACTCTGGGGGTCCTGCTGGAGCGGCTCGGCCGCAGTTCGGTCAAGCTGCGCATCAACGGCGAGCATGAGGGGCAGGTCCGGCTGTCGGGCAGCCTGACGCTGGTCACCACCTCGCTGGACGATTTCGCCGCGGTGCCGATCCCCGCCGACATCCGGGCGGCGATGGAACGCTATCAGGCGGGCTGCGAGGGGTAA
- a CDS encoding polysaccharide deacetylase family protein has translation MSDWSAANWNPVEEELSRWSGLGRRCAFWLRDDDAVAAGPQLDRLLRRCATAGIPLCLAVIPAEAGRSLADALADQPHAAVLVHGWAHADHAAPGARKCEFGPERPADLRQVEAERGLSVLRALFGGRLFPLFVPPWNRMAADMPVRLAAAGYRAVSAFGTPPRERGGVAWINTHLDLIDWRGGRSAVPPAALLDTLCRELRERREGRRGPHEPIGLLTHHRVHDEAIWNLLDRLLDRLAGHPAVEWPAVGALCRP, from the coding sequence ATGAGCGACTGGAGCGCCGCGAACTGGAACCCGGTGGAGGAGGAGTTGTCGCGCTGGAGCGGCCTCGGCCGGCGCTGCGCGTTCTGGCTGCGCGACGACGACGCGGTCGCCGCCGGCCCGCAACTCGACCGGCTGCTGCGGCGCTGTGCAACGGCCGGCATCCCGCTCTGCCTTGCCGTCATCCCGGCGGAGGCCGGCCGTTCCCTCGCCGACGCGCTGGCGGATCAGCCCCATGCGGCCGTGCTGGTCCATGGCTGGGCCCACGCCGACCATGCCGCCCCCGGCGCCAGGAAATGCGAATTCGGGCCGGAGCGTCCCGCCGATCTCCGGCAGGTGGAGGCCGAGCGCGGCCTGTCCGTCCTGCGCGCCCTGTTCGGCGGCCGGCTTTTCCCGCTGTTCGTCCCGCCCTGGAACCGGATGGCCGCCGACATGCCCGTCCGGCTGGCCGCCGCCGGCTATCGCGCCGTCTCCGCCTTCGGCACGCCGCCGCGGGAGCGGGGAGGGGTTGCCTGGATCAACACCCATCTGGACCTGATCGACTGGCGCGGCGGCCGATCCGCGGTGCCGCCCGCCGCCCTGCTCGACACGCTGTGCCGCGAGTTGCGCGAAAGGCGGGAGGGCCGGCGCGGCCCGCATGAGCCCATCGGCCTGCTGACCCACCACCGGGTCCATGACGAGGCGATCTGGAACCTGCTGGACCGCCTGCTCGACCGGCTGGCCGGGCATCCGGCGGTGGAATGGCCGGCCGTCGGCGCATTGTGCCGGCCCTGA
- a CDS encoding glycosyltransferase family protein: protein MKLMIVVTHLLGTGHLSRALALAEAFAARGWSVDVVSGGRPAPHLGSGGATLRQLPPLASDGADFATLLTADGRPADAGIFAARRAMLTGLLDSLRPDVLVTELFPFGRRALAAEFDALLERARSLPAPPLALASVRDILAPPSKPARVAETERRLLGFYDGVLVHSDPAVAPLEDSWPLTMAMRPLLRYTGFVVPPPALADGGTDGQGEILVTAGGGPVGRPVFEAAARCAALCAASGALPQRWRLLVAKGDAALADRLRAMAPPDRLLVEPVRPDFRALLGRASASVGRCGYNTALDCLTVGVPSVFCPFEDGKEVEQTIRAAILARRPGIAMLREAELTPDSLAGALQSVMGARIPPLDPESLAGAARSVEIAEAMLAEKRS, encoded by the coding sequence GTGAAGCTCATGATCGTCGTCACCCACCTGCTGGGCACCGGCCATCTCAGCCGCGCGCTCGCCCTGGCCGAAGCCTTCGCCGCCCGCGGCTGGAGCGTCGACGTGGTCAGCGGCGGGCGCCCTGCCCCCCATCTCGGCAGCGGCGGCGCCACCCTGCGCCAGCTGCCGCCGCTGGCGAGCGACGGCGCCGACTTCGCCACCCTGCTGACCGCCGACGGGCGTCCCGCCGATGCCGGGATCTTCGCGGCGCGGCGGGCGATGCTGACCGGCCTGCTCGACAGCCTCCGCCCCGACGTGCTGGTCACCGAGCTGTTCCCCTTCGGCCGCCGCGCGCTCGCCGCCGAGTTCGACGCCCTGCTGGAACGCGCCCGCAGCCTGCCGGCCCCGCCGCTGGCGCTCGCCTCCGTACGCGACATCCTGGCCCCGCCCTCCAAGCCGGCGCGGGTGGCGGAGACGGAGCGGCGGCTGCTCGGCTTCTATGACGGCGTGCTGGTCCATTCCGATCCGGCCGTGGCGCCGCTGGAGGACAGCTGGCCGCTGACCATGGCGATGCGTCCGCTGCTGCGCTACACCGGCTTCGTCGTGCCGCCGCCGGCCCTTGCCGACGGCGGCACGGACGGGCAGGGCGAGATCCTGGTCACGGCAGGCGGCGGCCCGGTCGGCCGTCCCGTCTTCGAGGCCGCCGCCCGCTGCGCCGCCCTATGCGCCGCCTCCGGCGCCCTGCCGCAACGCTGGCGCCTGCTGGTGGCGAAGGGCGACGCGGCGCTGGCCGACCGGCTGCGCGCCATGGCCCCGCCCGACCGTCTGCTGGTGGAGCCGGTACGCCCCGACTTCCGCGCCCTGCTGGGCCGGGCATCCGCCTCGGTCGGGCGCTGCGGCTACAACACCGCGCTCGACTGCCTGACGGTGGGGGTGCCCAGCGTCTTCTGCCCGTTCGAGGACGGCAAGGAGGTCGAGCAGACGATCCGCGCCGCCATCCTGGCCCGCCGCCCCGGCATCGCCATGCTGCGCGAGGCGGAGCTGACCCCCGACAGCCTCGCGGGCGCCCTGCAGTCCGTCATGGGCGCACGCATCCCGCCGCTCGACCCGGAATCGTTGGCCGGCGCGGCGCGCAGCGTCGAGATCGCCGAGGCCATGCTGGCGGAGAAGAGATCATGA